The nucleotide sequence GCCGCATTTTTCTGATCGTTTGATCGAAATATTTTTGCGTTTAGTTGAAGGCGAAAGCCCGCAAGATTTGGAGCTCGAATACAAACTAAAACCCAAAGTTATTTACGTTTATAGCAAGCGAATTCGCGACCGTTTGAAAGATGAGCTTCGTCGCTTAAAAGCTGAGTTGGCTTAATGCCTGAGACATCAAAAAACTATGTGAAAGTTACATCTGGACTAAGTCAGATACTGGACCAAGATGATCCAGAGTTTGAATTCCCGATTAGTACAGAAATGCATTTGCGCGAGGGGCGCTATACGGCCGGAGATGAAATTGGTCGCGGGGCCATGAAAAAAGTCTTGCTGAGTGATGATAAATTAACGGCAAGAAAAGTCGCTCAAGCTAAGTTATTAGATTCTGATAATCAAAGTAAAACCGAATCATTTTTTCGTGAGGCGCGCATAACTGCGCAATTACAGCACCCCAACATTGTTCCCGTTTATGATGCGGGTTATGATCGAGAAGGTAAAGCTTTTTTCACCATGAAACCGGTGGGTAAAACTACTTTAAAGAGCTATCTCAAAAACCGAGATGTCAACAAAAATAATTATCAGCAAGATATTGATTTATTTATTAAAATATGTCATGCCATTGCCTATGCGCATTCCAAAGACATTGTTCATTTAGATTTAAAACCTGAGAATATTTACTTGGGAGAATTTGCGGAAGTCTTAGTAGGAGATTGGGGCTTAGCTCGTTCTTCGAATGATGATTGTCTAAGTGAAGAATTAATTCTCGCAGATATCCATAGTGAGCATACTCAGCATGATGTATTGAAAGGCACCCCCGGATATATGGCGCCGGAGCAAATTGAAAAGAAACGCGGCAAACGAGATCACTTATGCGATGTTTATTCCTTGGGAGCTATATTATATGAAATAGTTTGTGGTCGTGGAGCGAATACTTCTGGTAACGTGAAAGGGCTTCTTCAAGGTACATTATCCGGAGACAGAAAAGCTCCTAGAGAGATTAATGAAAGTCTGCCCTTGAGTTTAGAGTCAGTCGTTCTAAAAGCATTAGAAACAGAAAGAGAGAAACGCTACCCAAGTGTACAGTGTTTAATTGAAGACCTTAAGAAATTCCAAGGGGGCTATATAACTTCTGCAGAAGAGAGAAATGTAATAAAATCATTTGTTTATCTCCTTAAAAGACATCAATCACTCAGTGTTCTGATTTTTTTACTGTTAAGCTCATCAATCATTTTTTCTTGTTTTTTGTATTGGGAAAAACAAAAAGCAGAAGCACAGAGTCTTATAGCGATAGAGCAAAAAAATCGAGCTGAAAAAGCTTTTGAAAAACAAGCGATGGAGCAAGCTCAACGCGAAGCAATAAGTAAAGCGGCGAGTCCTCGCTTGGTGAATGTGGCGCGTACCGATTTGGTGAAATACGATTATGATTCCGCATTAGCCAATGCTCGCCTTGCAGTCCTTTGGGACCCTGATAACAATGATGCAAAGCGTTATTTAGCGAGAATATTGCTAATCACGCAAGGCTTCAATGAAGCTAATGCGCTCTTTAAAAAAATTGACTACAAATCAATTCAGAGAAAAAAAACAATAGCTATTAGCGCCCGCTATGCGGCGATAAACAAAGCGGATGATACGGCCTTAACTGTATCAGAACTCAAAAAATACCTCAAGGATTCAAGTAGTATGTTTGTTATTCCAATCAAGGCTAACGAAGCTTTGAGATTTTTGGTTCACATAGCGAATTACGCTTACGGCTTACCTCAGTATTCCCTTGATGAGAAAATGGAAATCGCAAGTTTAGCCCTAGAACTAACAAACCCAGTAAAGGGTGAAATTAAATACAGCATATTTGAATCACAAGTAGATTTAGATTTTTCAGGTAATAAGAAAATATATGGCTTAGAGGCACTTCATAATTTACCCATTCGCAGACTTAACATATCCAATAGCTCAATAAAAAGTCTCGATTCTTTAATGGATTCCTCTGTCAAAGAATTGGATATGCGTGGCTGCTCTATTCAAGGTTATTCGATCCGTCTTTTAAATAATTTAGAAAAAGTTTTCTTAAGTCCTAAGCAGAATATAAACTTGAGTGCTAATGGCGTACAAATTATTAGAAAATAAGTGAGAGTCTTGTTGCAGTGTAATTCAGAATGGCATAAGTTCTTGATTAAATTAACTTGAGATTTGAATGAAAATTGATCTACGTAACTTAAGCTTTGAACCCAAGAATAAGTCTGTCTTTACAGGCTTGAATTATTGTTTTGAATCAGGAATAAAATATTTGATTCAAGGGGCTTCGGGCTGCGGAAAATCATCTCTTCTACGTTTTATCTCATCATTAGATGATGCATCCTCAGGAGAAATTCTTATTAATGATCATAAAATTGATGATTATTGCGAATATCGCAAAAACTGCCAATGGCTTAGCCAGACGCCCCATATTTATAATTTATCGGTAAAAGAAAATTTAGAAATGGCACTCAATTATCACCAAATGGATCCCCCAAATACTGAAGACTTAACTTGCTTAATTAAACAACTCTTTCCAGAAGGCCTCGACTTAGATACGAATGCGATGGCATTATCTGGTGGCCAGAAGCATCGTCTTGCTCTATTAAGAGCTATTTTGCTACAACCGCAAGCACTTTTATGCGATGAAATCAGTGCGGGTTTAGATGAATTAAGTCGAAAGCTTAGTGAAGAATTTATTTTTAGGTACTGTGAAAAAATGACTGTGATTTTTGTGAGTCATATCAAGGAAAGTTTTGCGGGAAAAATGAACATCACGACACTGAATATGACTTCAAAGGAGCTGCGAGAAATATGATTTTATTCAGTTCGATGCAGATTTCAAATCTTCAACTTGCAGGCTTTGGTATTTTTGTTTTGCTTACGGCCTTTATTTCCTTTCGCTTAAAATTAGGCTTAGCAAAGAGCTTAATTATTGGGAGTTTAAGAACTTACGCTCAGCTTTTGATTATGGGTTTTGCACTCATTTATATATTCCAATACCCCAATCCTTATGTGAGTTTAGCGGTGTATGTGTGGATGATTTTCTGGGCAGCTCGAATCATTTCTGGGCGCGTAGAAAATCCACCATTCCCTTTATTTAAAGTTATTTTTGTAACCATGTTATTGACCTACCTAATCCTGAATATTTCTTGTCTAGGACTATTTTTACAGGCAGAACCTTGGTATGCACCACAATTCTTTATCACTATAGGTGGCATGATTGTGGGCAATTCGATGAATGCTATGGCCATTTCATTGGAACGCTTTTTTTCTGACCTCAAGAATAGAAGAATGGAAATAGAGCAAAATTTACTTATGGGGATGAATACTAAAGATGCGATCTCACCTTTAGTACGCGAAGCCATTAAGGCAGGCATGACTCCTTCGATCAATAATTTAGCGGGCGTCGGTTTAGTCTTTATTCCAGGAATGATGACGGGTCAGATTTTGGGTGGTGAAGACCCCATGAATGCAGCGAAGTACCAAATTATGATCATGTTGATTATCTGTGTATCAACTGCCTTGGGATCTATATTGGTCATTAGTCAAATAGCCAAAAAGTGCTTTAATGAGCGTCATCAATTGAAAGTTTAGAAGTTCATTTTATCAGTAAATCACTGAAATAGAGAATCTATTTTTCATCAAGTATTCTTCGCTTTTTCACAGAAGAAAATTGAGAAAGGTCTTGTTCTAGAATAAGTTAAACTTATCAAAACGAGGTTTAATTATATGAAAAAGAATAAGATACGCAAAAAGTATTATCAATATGTGATGGAGCATATGGCTCCACCGACAAAACTAAAAACTTTTTTGGATTTTGCAGATTTACAGAAAGAGGATTTTTATGAGAAATATAATTCCCTCAGGCAAGTAGAATTAGATATATGGAAAAAATCCTTAAAAGACGTCTTGAGTCATTTGGCGAATACAGAAGATTTCTTGGCCTATAATCAACGTAACAAAGGTCTAGCATTTATGTTTTCCTGGTTTGAGTTCATGAATTCAAATCAAGACTTTTTCAGGAACTGTAAAACTTTGCGAAGTCCGCATTTTATCTATGGCTCAAATGATTTTAAAAAAGTGCTAAAAGCTTTCATTAAGAAAATAATTAAAACTGGAGTGGCTTCTCAAGAGTTTAAAGAAAGAGGTTTAGATCCTAAATATATGTGTGAGATGTTCATGGGCTTGTTCTTCATGAATTTGCGTAAGTGGCAAACTTGCTCCAAAAAGAAATCAAAAAAACAAGATGATTTTATGGATGCACTCACCGAAAAAAGTATGATCTTTTTTTTCGATAGTCTAGCGCCCAATCTCTTTGATACATTTATCGATTTAATGAAGCATCAACGGTCGCGTAAGTGAAGTCACTTAAATCAATTCCATCGGGCAAAGTGAGTCGGGCGGGAAAAGTAGCAGTGGCAGGCCTGAAAATTGGTGGCAATTATTTAAAGCATTACGGCAAAAAAGTAAGTAATCAAAATCCAAGCAAAGAAGATCTGGATAAAGATAATGCCGCCGATGTCTACAATTGCTTAAGCCAAATGAAAGGTAGTGCATTGAAAGTAGCGCAAATGCTCAGTATGGATAGAGGAGCTTTACCTAAAGCCTATACAGATCAATTTGCCATGGCTCAGTATCAATCACCACCTTTATCAGCACCCCTAGTGACTAAGTTGATCAAACGTGAGTTGGGAAAAGAAGCGTCAAAGGTATTTGATGAATTTAGTCCTATCGCTATGCGGGCAGCCTCTATTGGTCAAGTTCACAAAGCTAAATATAAAGGAGAGGAAGTAGCGATTAAATTGCAGTACCCTGGCGTAGCAGAAAGTATTTCCTCCGATTTAAAATTAGTGAAGCCCTTTGCACTGAAGTTGTTGAAACTCAAATCTAAAGACGTGAAAATGTACTTTAAAGAAGTTGAGAAAAAAATGTTAGAGGAGACTAATTACAAACAGGAGAT is from Lentisphaera profundi and encodes:
- a CDS encoding ATP-binding cassette domain-containing protein, whose product is MKIDLRNLSFEPKNKSVFTGLNYCFESGIKYLIQGASGCGKSSLLRFISSLDDASSGEILINDHKIDDYCEYRKNCQWLSQTPHIYNLSVKENLEMALNYHQMDPPNTEDLTCLIKQLFPEGLDLDTNAMALSGGQKHRLALLRAILLQPQALLCDEISAGLDELSRKLSEEFIFRYCEKMTVIFVSHIKESFAGKMNITTLNMTSKELREI
- a CDS encoding serine/threonine-protein kinase, with product MPETSKNYVKVTSGLSQILDQDDPEFEFPISTEMHLREGRYTAGDEIGRGAMKKVLLSDDKLTARKVAQAKLLDSDNQSKTESFFREARITAQLQHPNIVPVYDAGYDREGKAFFTMKPVGKTTLKSYLKNRDVNKNNYQQDIDLFIKICHAIAYAHSKDIVHLDLKPENIYLGEFAEVLVGDWGLARSSNDDCLSEELILADIHSEHTQHDVLKGTPGYMAPEQIEKKRGKRDHLCDVYSLGAILYEIVCGRGANTSGNVKGLLQGTLSGDRKAPREINESLPLSLESVVLKALETEREKRYPSVQCLIEDLKKFQGGYITSAEERNVIKSFVYLLKRHQSLSVLIFLLLSSSIIFSCFLYWEKQKAEAQSLIAIEQKNRAEKAFEKQAMEQAQREAISKAASPRLVNVARTDLVKYDYDSALANARLAVLWDPDNNDAKRYLARILLITQGFNEANALFKKIDYKSIQRKKTIAISARYAAINKADDTALTVSELKKYLKDSSSMFVIPIKANEALRFLVHIANYAYGLPQYSLDEKMEIASLALELTNPVKGEIKYSIFESQVDLDFSGNKKIYGLEALHNLPIRRLNISNSSIKSLDSLMDSSVKELDMRGCSIQGYSIRLLNNLEKVFLSPKQNINLSANGVQIIRK
- a CDS encoding ABC transporter permease; its protein translation is MILFSSMQISNLQLAGFGIFVLLTAFISFRLKLGLAKSLIIGSLRTYAQLLIMGFALIYIFQYPNPYVSLAVYVWMIFWAARIISGRVENPPFPLFKVIFVTMLLTYLILNISCLGLFLQAEPWYAPQFFITIGGMIVGNSMNAMAISLERFFSDLKNRRMEIEQNLLMGMNTKDAISPLVREAIKAGMTPSINNLAGVGLVFIPGMMTGQILGGEDPMNAAKYQIMIMLIICVSTALGSILVISQIAKKCFNERHQLKV